A part of Deltaproteobacteria bacterium genomic DNA contains:
- a CDS encoding helix-turn-helix transcriptional regulator — protein sequence MDRPSAAEASPVRRATERFRRARLEAGLSLRQVAEKSGLAASTIHKIEAGRLIPSLAVCIRLADALGRRISYFVEDNTTAAVEVRHLPAQTGRVLHVAGTPLRFEHVAEPLVNPQMEAFIVTVARGGKSGAGVPIRYRGEEVVFGLAGRVRFVIRGEPYILKPGDTLHLKGDVPHTWENAGPGTARMLMVCAFAYGQR from the coding sequence GTGGACCGGCCGAGCGCGGCCGAGGCTTCGCCCGTGCGCCGGGCCACCGAGCGCTTCCGGCGGGCGCGCCTGGAGGCCGGGCTCAGCTTGCGCCAGGTGGCGGAGAAGTCGGGGCTGGCGGCCAGCACCATCCACAAGATCGAAGCCGGACGGCTGATTCCCTCGCTGGCGGTGTGCATCCGTCTGGCCGACGCGCTCGGCCGGCGGATTTCATACTTCGTCGAAGACAACACCACCGCCGCCGTCGAGGTGCGCCACTTGCCGGCCCAAACCGGACGGGTGTTGCATGTGGCCGGCACCCCGTTGCGCTTCGAGCACGTGGCCGAGCCGCTGGTCAACCCGCAGATGGAGGCCTTCATCGTCACGGTGGCGCGCGGCGGCAAGAGCGGTGCCGGCGTTCCCATCCGCTATCGCGGCGAAGAGGTGGTCTTCGGGCTGGCCGGGCGCGTGCGTTTTGTGATCCGCGGCGAGCCTTACATCCTCAAGCCCGGCGACACGCTCCATCTCAAGGGCGACGTGCCGCACACGTGGGAGAACGCCGGCCCGGGAACGGCGCGCATGCTGATGGTGTGCGCCTTCGCCTACGGGCAGCGCTGA